The DNA region TGCTAAGCACCTAAATATGTCAGGTTTTTAAACTGTTTaaattgtgtgtggtgtgtgcattgGTGTGTGTTTGGTCACAGGATGACTTGCAGAAATCAGTTCGTTCTTTCTGCCATGTGGATTCTGGCACTCAGACTCAGGTCGTCAGACTTGGGAGCAAATGCCCTTTCTCACTGAGTCAGCCCTTAAGTTTTGAGACAACAGCCCATTATGTGGCCCAAGGTGGCTTTGAGCTAACTGTACCCCTGGCTGTTCTTGAGCTCTtagtaatcctcctgctttgGCTTCCCGAAGGCTGGGGTTAGGGGCGTGCGCCACTACGCTTGGTTAACTGGTTAACACGTTCCTCTGTGTCCAGTTGTGGAGCTCCTGGCAGATATTGTGCAGAACATTAGTCTGGAAGACTCGCAGATCGAGAAGGAGCGAGATGTGATCCTGCGGGAGATGCAGGAAAACGATGCCTCTATGCAGAATGTAGTCTTCGATTACCTGCATGCAACAGCATTCCAGGGCACACCTCTAGCCCAGGCTGTGGAGGGGCCCAGTGAGAACGTCAGGTGAGAGCTGGTTGAGATTGTGAAATAATGCGTGTCCTCATCAGCCACATGCCCTTTAGGTTGTCTAACTGCCCGTGTTGTTGATTTCCTAATTTATACAAATTTTGAATTGCCATCTGGTCCTGTGACCCTGTTAGCTCTGGGGTTTTCACTTGAATCTTGGGCTCTGTTTAGGACATCTTTCCATGCATGTCCTGACACTCTGGGGGAAGGACCATCTAGCTGTCCCTCTGGTGGGGAGTGTGCCAAGAGGTGTGCAGCAGCAGAAATCAGACGCCCCTTCAGGGCCCAGCATCAGCCCATACCCTCCTTGGCTCTCTGGCTGTGAGAAGGGACTGAGGGGTGAGCTAAAGCCTGCTCTTTAGAGAAGCCTCTTCTCAGCGGTGTTTCGTGTGACTCAGCTGCGTGTCTTGCAGGAGGCTGTCGCGCACAGACTTGACTGACTACCTCAGCAGGCACTACAAAGCTCCCCGAATGGTGCTGGCTGCCGCTGGAGGTGAGTGATGGATTTGCTGAAGCCCTGGTCAGGTGAACCTAAACTTGATTAGCAATGTGTAGATCTTCTGGTTCTGAACATAGAGGACTCCGGGGAACTCTGTTCTTGTCCTGTCATGAAGGTATGTGACTCTTCTTGTTTGCTTGGAGATGGGATCCCATTCTGCTGGCATCTGGTGTCCACTGGAACTGGGCATACAGTGTGCCCCTTCTCTAGTACATGCCTCAGTTTGGCTCTCAGCTCCCGCCTAGGCCACAAACCTCTCTTAGCCTCACTTAGTCCTAGAATGCATTTGAGGGCCAGTGGAAGACACGTGAGTCTGTGCTGATAGCCTTGCTGTTGGGTGCCGCTGGCTCTGTGATAATGAACATTTGATGGTGAGTGGTGCCACCTTAACAGGGAAGCACAGAATTATAGCAGAGGTTTTGATGGGAGCTTAGAAttagagatgggtgggtggggagcacatGTCATTCAAACAGATTTCTGAAGGGTGGAGGTTATCAGTTTAGTGGGGGACTTGGGCCAAGGGGAAATGATTATGCTAAAGCTtgctctgctgctgctggttAGGGTCAGGTAAGGCAGACTAACTAGGGaagcatgtgtgcgtgtgtgtgcgtgtgtgtgtacacacgtgcgTGCAAATCTACCATGTGGATCTCAGGAATCAAATTCAGTCATTAGACTTGGCAACAGGTGCCTTTACCTGTTGAGTTACAGGTTGGCCCAGAGATTTAatttatgtgactgtgtgtgtctgtatatatgccACAAGCATGtgggtgctcatggaggccagaagatgatgtTCGATCCCCTGGAGTGAGTTACATGAAGCTGTGCCCTACCTGACAttggtgccaggaactgaacacaggtcctctgaagagcagaacTGAAgatccttaactgctgagccttgtTTCTAGCCCCACCTTTATGATGCTTAGATTGTACCTAAGGCAAGAGCTCTAACCACTTAAATATCCTCCCATTttttaacataattttttttttttttccggagctgaggaccgaacccagagccttgcgcttgctaggcaagcgctctaccactgagctaaatccccaacccccaacataatttttaaaagttttatctatgtgtatgcatgtcttgcctgcctggatgtttgAATATCACATGGGCATGTGTGGTGTTTGGAACCAATCCCTGGTGTGCAAGaacaagtactctttttttttttttaatgtttatttattgtatatatttattgtatgtgagtacactatccctgtcttcagacacactagaagagggcatcggatctcattacagatggttgtgagccaccatgtggttgctgggaattgaactcaggacctctggaagagcagtcagtgctcttttttttttttttttttttttttttttggttctttttttttcggagctggggaccgaacccagggccttgcgcttcctaggtaagcgctctaccactgagctaaatccccaaccccgcagtcagtgctcttaacctctgagccatctctccagattccCCACCCTTCAAGTCTGTTTTTAGGTTCCATGTACCTAAGGCCACGGGCTGTTTTGCCCTGAGGTGCCTGTCTTACCTTTGAGATACTCTGTCTGTGGATCCTCTTGTCTCTCACCCTGCTGTGAGGCCGTGTTCCTGCTCCTGTCTGATTTCCTACCTGTACCTGGACTGGTGACCACTAACACCCTCTGTTCCCTCAGGGGTGAAGCACCAGCAGCTGCTAGACCTTGCCCAGGATCACTTCAGCAGTGTCTCCCAGGTGTATGAAGAAGACGCTGTACCTAGTATAACTCCATGTCGCTTCACTGGCAGTGAGGTGTGTTGTCTGGCAGCAGGGTTGGTTCTCTGAACTGGGGACCTCTGGGAGGGCCCTTAAGTACATGGTTGTCTTTGCAGTGTCAGAGTCCTTAGGACATTGGCAAGGGGTCCAGCATCTCGCAtcctttctgttttcccaggaggtATGGTTGCGTCTCAACCTTGACATGTGTTGTTTCAGATCCGACATCGGGATGATGCCCTGCCCTTGGCCCATGTGGCCATTGCAGTAGAGGGACCTGGCTGGGCTAACCCAGACAACGTGGCTCTCCAAGTGGCCAATGCCATCATAGGCCACTATGACTGCACTTACGGTGGTGGAGTGGTAAGTACCAGGAACAGCAATCAGGCTTTGTCCTCAGCAGAGGGTGCTGGATTGTGGTCTATGAGTTATGGAGCTTAGGGTATGTGCCACAGATATGAGGGGTGCTTCTGATCCTTGCCTCTGGCAGCACCTGTCCAGCCCGCTGGCTTCCGTTGCTGTAGCTAACAAGCTTTGCCAGAGTTTCCAGACCTTCAACATCTCCTACTCTGAGACCGGGTTGCTGGGCGCACACTTTGTCTGTGATGCCATGAGCATCGATGACATGATCTTCTTCCTGCAAGGCCAGTGGTGAGTCTCAGCTCAGTACTGCATCCTGAGAGAGGGGTGATTGGCTGGGACACTGGGAGTCTCCCAACATGAGCATCATTCAAGTCCCCACACCCTTCCCCTTGCTTTAGGATGCGCCTGTGCACCAGCGCTACAGAGAGTGAGGTGACTCGGGGCAAAAACATCCTTAGGAATGCCTTGATATCTCATTTGGATGGTAAGTCCTGCATCCACTAGAGAGGGATTCTGTATATCCCAGTAGTGACCACTGTGACTCAAGCTATAGCGTGGCCATGTTTAGAAAGGAGGACCTTGGCATGTGTGGTGTtccacacttgtaattccaggaTTTGGAAGATGAGGCTACCcttagctacagagtgagttcagggctGGATGATAGTGTAGGAGACCTTATCTTAAGAAGAAgctgggggggctggagagatggctcagcggttaagagcgtccgaccgctcttccagaggtcatgagttcaattcccagcaaccacatggtggctcacaaccatctgtaaagagatctgatgccctcttctggtgtatctgaagacagctacagtgtacttatatataataaataaataaatctttaaaaaaaaaaaaaaaagggctggggatttagctcagcggtagagcgcttacctaggaagcgcaaggccctgggttcggtccccagctccgaaaaaaagaacccaaaaaaaaaaaaaaaaaaaaaaagaagaagctgggggctggagggatggctcagtggttaagagcactggccgctctttcacaggtcctgagttcaattcccagcagccacatggtggctcacaaccatctataatgagatctgataccctcttctggtgtgtctgaagacagctactacagtgtgctcatgtacacaaaataaatctttaaaaaatagaagaagaggggctggggatttagctcagtggtagagcgcttacctaggaagcgcaaggccctgggttcggtccccagctccgaaaaaaagaaccaaaaaaaaaaaaaaaaaaatagaagaagaagaagctgggcagttccagcactctggagtcagaggcaggaagatctttgtATGTTAGAGAGGCTAGCTTGGCCTGCTTACCAAATTCCTGGCTAGTtaaggctacatagcaagaccttgcctcaaaagaaaacgaggagaaagagagagggagggacaaaaGATTTTAAGGCCACAGATACCCTGCCACCTCAGATGTGGATGTTTGGAGCTTCAGGTGCAAGTGGAGGTAGCCACACTATTGTTGTTACTACAGGTTGTTATGGAAACAAGGGTTGTGCTCAGGGGTCAGAGCATGGTTCTAGAGGTCTTTGTGGGTCCAAGATTGGACTGAGCAGATCTATAAGCTTTTCCACTTCCCTTGAAGGCACCACCCCTGTGTGTGAAGACATTGGTCGCAGCCTCCTGACTTATGGCCGCCGCATCCCTCTGGCTGAGTGGGAGAGCCGGATTGAGGTAATTGGAGCCCTGGAAGAGGGTCTAGAGCCATAGGCTGGTGGGCCTTTGCAGAATTAGAGTTGGGGTCTGATACAGCACAAATTGCTCGCATAAGCATCTGTTATCCAAGGCAGCTGCCATTTGCAGGTGGGGGTAATTAGAGAGACACTGATGACTGTGGACATAGGCAGGGAGGAAAGGAACAGCTCCCAAGAACAAGCAGATGTGGGTTGACTTAAGGAGGTACTGGCTCAGGGGGTGCCTAGTACCTGTCATTCgtgttctctctgcctccccccacAGGAGGTGGATGCCCAGATGGTTCGAGAGGTTTGCTCCAAGTACTTTTATGACCAATGTCCAGCAGTGGCTGGATATGGTAAGTAATCTAGAAGGTCCGTCCTCTGTCATTTTCCTCAGGCCCCCACCCCTTCTGCTGCCCCATGCACAGCTTACACTTCAAGAAGGAAGTTGGGGCTCTCTCCAGTAACCTGGCTGCCAGAGAGTTCTTTTTCAGAAAACCTGCCCAAACAGTTCCCAACTCCCTGCCAAGCTACTTCCATTAATACCCCACCCATCCCCAGCCCACCAGGTAGCAGGTACCCTGCATGTGGGGTGGGGCTGCCAGCGCCAGAGCATGAAAGGACAGGCCCTGAACCCTGGGGAATGTGTTCCTCCTCCTTTCACTCAAAGCCTGTCTTGTGCTGCTCTGGGCAGCCACTCTGAGCTGGGTGGCACGGGGCCAGGTGTCCCTGTACAGGCTGGGCCCTCCACCCTGATCCCCGCCTTATCCCCGCAGGCCCCATCGAACAGCTCTCAGACTACAACCGGATTCGCAGTGGCATGTTCTGGCTGCGCTTCTAGGCAGGAAGTCTGcgcaggcaggcagcagggcGGGGCCGGGGACTCGGGGTCCCTGCCACAGACGCCACTCCTGCTGCTCAGCTGTGTGCAGCCAGTTACCACCAATAAAGTCCTATTGAGAACTGTGTTGTCCTTCTTTAGCATTGGCATGGAATCCTTTGGGAGCAAAGGCATCCCTCACTTGCTGCACCCTCTGAATCCTTCAGCCTTCCCATAGTCTCGTGTCCTCAGCCAGGGGCAAGTGTGGAGGCTGCAGCAGAGACCGGAAGCCTTTGATGCTTGCAGGGAGTTTGCCCAGATGTTTCCACTCAGCTGcatgggggacatttctcatccaGCTTGTCCCAGGGATGGGATGTGGGAGTCATGGAAACTACAGGCCCAGCCTGTACCCTGTTGAGGTCCCAGTGTGGAAATTAGGAGCTTATGTGGGAAAATCCTCACTGAAGACTTCCGAGCCACCCTCTGGTGGCCTCTATTCTGCTGGGATGGACCGGGAGGGGCCACTAGTGTCCCAGAGGAAGCTGCTTCTCCGTGTTTACTGTGGGTTATAGAGAGGATAGCCTGGAGCACAATGTTCTGATTTTGTTTCCAACTGCTGTCTGGACAGGCAAGGCAAGAATCCTTTGCCTCTATTTGCCGCTGACTCAGGCTCCAAGAATAGCCCTGAGCTCAGTGGGGCCCAAGCCCACTCCCTCCTCTAGGTCTGTCCCAGGCAAGTCCTGAGCTGTTGTCCTAGAGAACCCTTCCCCATCTTCTAGAAGCAGCCAGGCCCTAGCCATCTCCTGATGGAGTTCTCCGTTGCATTATCCCTCAGCTACTCCTTCCAGAGCTCTGATCTGGGAGGAATGTGGGCTGGTAGGCCTCACTCTGGGCTCCCCAGGCTTCTATGAGATCCCTGAGGAGGCCGGTGGCAAGGTGGGCACAAAGGTCTGAGCCTCTTGAGCCTTCTGGCTGCTAAGTGTGAGTGGAATCTAGTTGAATGTTCAAAGAGGGGCTCTTGGTTAAGTCTCCCAGCACCAAACAAGCCTTGACTCTCGTCACTTGTCAAGGGCAAGTCATCCTACTGTTTGACCATCTGGACTGCTAGGTAGCACAACTCAGATGGACCCAACCCTGGCTTTGTGTGGAGATGGACCAACCATGTCTGGGAATGAGTGCCCAATCCAATGCGCTGGAGTGAGATTTGATTTCCAAGCTAATGTCTGACCCCAAAGGCTACAAACACAAATGCGCTAGACAGAGCAGGGGCTGCTGGGAGTTTCTGGGTTCCTTGCATTCTGAGCCCAGgcatttcctctttcctcctcaaggaGCTAGCTGCCTTCCAGGTGACTGTGAAGGAACTTGGTAAATTAGCATGGGGTCTTGGGCTACATGTCTGCAGCAATCCCAGTGAACCTGGTTATGATGGGGCCATGGGCATGGGAAGAGGTGAATGAACTGTGGAAGTACAAGCAATATTCTCTAGTACTGGGAGAGCAGAGGGACGTGTGGATCAGAGGACACCCTGCCCGGTTAAGGTGAGGAGTTTGGAGGTATTGAAGATAAGGTGGGATACGGGCCTA from Rattus norvegicus strain BN/NHsdMcwi chromosome 8, GRCr8, whole genome shotgun sequence includes:
- the Uqcrc1 gene encoding cytochrome b-c1 complex subunit 1, mitochondrial precursor, with amino-acid sequence MAASAVCRAACSGTQALLRTCRSPALLRLPALRGTATFVQALQSVPETQVSVLDNGLRVASEQSSHPTCTVGVWIDVGSRYETEKNNGAGYFLEHLAFKGTKNRPGNALEKEVESIGAHLNAYSTREHTAYLIKALSKDLPKVVELLADIVQNISLEDSQIEKERDVILREMQENDASMQNVVFDYLHATAFQGTPLAQAVEGPSENVRRLSRTDLTDYLSRHYKAPRMVLAAAGGVKHQQLLDLAQDHFSSVSQVYEEDAVPSITPCRFTGSEIRHRDDALPLAHVAIAVEGPGWANPDNVALQVANAIIGHYDCTYGGGVHLSSPLASVAVANKLCQSFQTFNISYSETGLLGAHFVCDAMSIDDMIFFLQGQWMRLCTSATESEVTRGKNILRNALISHLDGTTPVCEDIGRSLLTYGRRIPLAEWESRIEEVDAQMVREVCSKYFYDQCPAVAGYGPIEQLSDYNRIRSGMFWLRF